GCTTATGACATTAGATAGATGCTGCTTGCTGTTTCTGTAGCAACATGGTcaagtgaaataaaatactgtaatatACAGTCTTGTCTTGTGTTAATGATGTTAACTCATGTTATGGAGCTTGTGAGCAATTAGCATAAGTTAGCTAATAGCTTCTTTAAAATGACTACTTAGCTAAGTGAATTCACCTAGCTTAACTGCTCATAGCAATGATTGTGGCGCATTGTGAAAGGGCAACAAATTAAAGGGGTATTCCAGTGGTAAATTATTGCACTTTCATAATCTGTCTTGTAAACGTTTACTTCTATCAAACTACATGCCCCAGTTGAGTTTTCTGTATATGTGTAGGGTCCAAGCCCAAGTCGAAAGTACTCCAGTGATCTCACTGGAGTATTTGTTTTTGACTTGAAACAGGTCCAGGCGTACTCCCATTGATGAGTAAGCTGACCTTTGAGTGCAAAATCGGTGGCATGCCCCTTTAAGGGCATCCCTAACACCGTACCAGTGAAGCAGGGTTGTGCGCAAGTACACCAGCTATTACGGTCACGTAGCCGTTAACGCCGCGCGGACACACCACTCACcgtcaccaccaccaccaccggcGTGCACCCGACAAGTCAAGATGGCGACCGAGGGTCACTCCGAGTACGAGTCGGTCCTCTGTGTCAAACCTGAAGTCAACGTTTACCGAATCCCACCTAGAGCATCCAATCGGGCTATCAGGTGAGGGCGGTGGGGGGGCAGCGGCCCTACGACGTGCTTTCTGACCCAGCATCCGCGAGCTGCAGCCGTTGCCTCGGCGACCTACCCACCGAGCTCATCCACTAATCACGCAGCCTGAAGTGCCGGCGGCCGTAGTTTTCATGTTGTCGTCTTAGCTGCGTGTTTACAAGGTCATTATGGATAATACGTAACTAGCGGTTGTGGTTTGTACCTGCGCTGCGCTACCCCGCTAACGGTTAACAGGGACGCGGCCGGATTGGCTGCATTCCTGCCGTCCGTTTGTTTGCTTGCTTCCGTCCAGTAGCACGTCAGACGATAACGTTAAATAACGCTCACACTGCTTGAAAGTCCAAGATTTCATATGACAGCAAGCTGATGCTCTGTTTTGCTTCAGATATTCTTATTTTGGTTATCTGACCTTTCAAGTAAAGTTAGTTAGTATAGCAGAACACCATCCCTGGAGCTGTAAAGTActcttgctcaaggacacctcAGTAGGGTCGATGCTCTTTGATGACATGGAGCTTTAACATGGGTGATCCAACTAAAAGTCAGTGTTCCCTCTATACGTTTTTAAGTGGTCATGCCAGAAAACTGTTGTAAAAAGGTTGACACTGAATTGTTTATCCCATTTTTCATTGGCTGGTGCTCCAGCCCTGACCCGCCACAGCTGCATCTGAGTGGACATTACACCAGCCAAACAGTAGCATAGGTCTGAGTCCCATGAGACATGATTGGTTAACCAGTGACCATATGTATAGTGAGTAAGGGTGATGATGTAATATTTCAGCCTTAGGTCTCAGTGAAGTGCCTGTCTGATGCCTTAGTCACGTTCTGTTCGCATAGAAAATAGCCGGCGTGGGgctagagtgtgtgtgagtgttagGCGAATCATAACaataacacatacacaaatctcctttcctgtctccttttctccttgACTGTTCCTCCCCTCCGTCTCGACATCAGTCTGCATAAACCGCTGTCACCGCCTCACCTACATCACTCTGTCTCCCtgactgcctgtgtgttttcGCCCCCAGGGCTGCCGATTGGAAGCTGGATGCTCCCGACTGGACGGGACGCATGCGTCTGACGGCCCGGGGCAAAGTGGCCTACGTGAAATTGGAAGACAAAATCTCTGgtgagagagaagcagacaggacAGTGCCGTTGTTTACTGTCTCTGCCCCTGTTGTaaatcatttcactgtgtaGTCTCATGCTTCgccatctccctctctgttaCTCATTTATTCCAAGGTGACCCATCAGCCCCATGTCCAAGCAGGCAGTTTATTCTGAAGCAAACAGGCTCACAATCTCCtttcttttcagtttattttatctATTGGCGTGGCCCCATTTTAAATCTGAGAGTTTCTTGGTTTAGTTTTGGTGCAGTAAATGTGAATTTCTTTCGTCTCTCTTTATAATCCAAATTGCCACTGGACCATTTTGCCAAATAGATGATGAACATATGTCTCTTGTTCCAACCTACAGGGGAGCTGTTTGCCCAAGCGCCAGTGGACGAGTACCCTGGCATTGCAGTGGAAACAGTCAGTGACTCAAGCCGTTACTTTGTGCTCCGCATCCAGGATGACAACGGTGAGTAAACTGTTTGTTGCTCAGCCATAAATATTTCGGAAATGTGCCCATAATTCAGAGAACAACACAGGGTGATTCACAGGAGAGATGCaccattattttttaaatgttaagtCTCAGAAACTGTTCATTGTAGCATGCAAATTGTTGTGAGAAAACAGGTTTGGTATGTTCCTGTGTGTACTATCTCACAGATCCTGTATTGAACTCTAACCCTTTGTTTATTGCATACATTTCTGTCACAGGACGCAGTGCGTTCATAGGAATTGGCTTTGGAGACCGAGGCGATGCCTTTGACTTCAATGTTGCACTCCAGGACCACTTCAAGTAGGCAGCTGCTTTGTAGTGTGTCACAGATCATAATTAATTCAGTACTGAATTGATTTATTTAAGTTaattaaatgtatatatattctCCAGGTGGGttaaacaggaaaatgaatTCACCAAGCAGGCACAAGCTCCTGACACCACCCCTAAACTGGACCTTGGCTTCAAAGAAGGACAAACCATCACTCTCAATATTGGGGTAACCTTATGTTCGTTCAATGCAATGTTTTTCATGATAGAACCGCCAAACGTATACCACTGCTTTAAAAATTTCAACCATGCGAAGTGAGTTGAGAatgaattcattgttttgttttaactttgAGTCTAAAACCCAGGCTAACTATCtgatgttttctctgcagtcttgACAAGCAACATGTTGActtgtataaacacacacaatcacctGCTTTTTTTGGTACTTTTCCAGCAATCAAAAAAGAAGGACAGGTCCCGTCCGCAGAGTTCAGGTGGTTTAGGGCTTCTTCCACCTCCTCCGGGGGGAAAGTTAGCCCCACCCCCTTCATCCAGATCTACCAATCATAACACACAACCGTCTGCAGGAGGAAGTGACACTGGTAGGTAGTTGTATCAGTTCAGTCTGTCTCCTGTTTTCTTGTAATCAGGATAATAAAAATCTGTTCTTCATCTGTAATCACAAAATAATTATTCCGTGATCACAAGAAAGCAATATGGTGACTTATATTAACAACACAGTAATCACAcaataatatatgtatgtaaagattgcaatttcttttttaatgagttctaattattattttgtcatctTAAGAGGCCAGTGTGTTAAATAAAGATCATAATCTGGAGACGAAGTTGTAGTTCTTTTAGTCAGTAAATCTATGGGTAAGCACAGCATTGTACTCACCGCTGCTGCTGTAGAAAGAGTGCAACTGAGTCCTCTGCTGGAAACAGCTCAGCCCAATCTTACCTCGAATATTATAATCAGTTTGTCAGGTGTTCATCATTATTACCCCAGTCATCCATTGTATTGCGTCTTTATGTCCATGTTCAGACTGCAGGTTGGTCTAGATCGGTGTAGCTGTTTCATACACAGTGTGACCTGCCTACGCACCTCAGAAGTCATACAGAATGAAAGTGCATGTAAATGGTCAATATAAAGCGCAGGAAAGTTATTTCCTTGTTGAAAACTTGTATTTCCCTGGGCCCACTGAGGtttgttttaaagctgtttcCAGTGGAGCGCTTGTATCCACAGTCTtcacagtgaaagtgaagagagctgagagagatgtTTTGCTGACTTACAGGAATACAAGCCAAAACTATGAGGTAGACTCTAGTTGTAAAATACAGGAATTTTCCTTTATAGATTATTCTTTCCCATGTCCCCTCTgccccactgtgtgtgtgtgtgtgtgtgtatagatcAATATAGATCAATAAATCTTATAAACTATTAGATgtcatatttttacatatgCAAGGTATCTAGCCGTGCACATGGTTTCAGTTTCATGACCTGAGGTTTGTCTCTGAGATGTCTGCAGCCATGTGAATACAATGTAGGTGAATGGAATGTTGGTTGTGGTgctcaaaacactgaaaaacctTTGAAAAACTCAGCAGTAATTTGTCTTTACACAAGTGATGTCCCGCTTTCTCTACCTTGAACACTTTTCATTGGAAATACTCCataccaaagaaatagtccctgaGAAATAATAAGGTGTGTGCATTGTGCAGAGTAACGCATGCATTAAgcagcacaaatgaaattccGCTcacctgctttgtgtttggGTGGTGGCAGAAGTTTCAGAGGGCGATATCTCAAAACTTCAGCATATAATACTGAAAGTATCTGCATGACTAGATGCCACTTGGGTAAGTGGAAAATGGCTacatttgggtgaactgacccttctgcaaaatatatttttcgGACTTCATCAGAAATCTGGattgttgttgctttttaagGCATGcattatatttctgttttattttttaaccaCCAGGTTTTTTGCTAGACCTGGACTCAAGCAACTCCAACTCAGCGGCTCCATCCAACCCCACCACCACAGCCAGCTCTGACCTGTTGGGAGACTTTGACTCTATGTCCTCGAAGTGAGGAGGGAttcgttttgtttttctccctcttctctctctgtaaatGT
Above is a window of Chelmon rostratus isolate fCheRos1 chromosome 8, fCheRos1.pri, whole genome shotgun sequence DNA encoding:
- the LOC121610134 gene encoding adaptin ear-binding coat-associated protein 1-like, which encodes MATEGHSEYESVLCVKPEVNVYRIPPRASNRAIRAADWKLDAPDWTGRMRLTARGKVAYVKLEDKISGELFAQAPVDEYPGIAVETVSDSSRYFVLRIQDDNGRSAFIGIGFGDRGDAFDFNVALQDHFKWVKQENEFTKQAQAPDTTPKLDLGFKEGQTITLNIGQSKKKDRSRPQSSGGLGLLPPPPGGKLAPPPSSRSTNHNTQPSAGGSDTGFLLDLDSSNSNSAAPSNPTTTASSDLLGDFDSMSSK